A genomic window from Salvelinus namaycush isolate Seneca chromosome 21, SaNama_1.0, whole genome shotgun sequence includes:
- the b3gnt9 gene encoding UDP-GlcNAc:betaGal beta-1,3-N-acetylglucosaminyltransferase 9, whose protein sequence is MRRIHIKGDVLCTLLMLGLLCLLLYAHQCFTPTWDTWHLEQGSTSSRALLGALPESHVTKLVPSTHPDKTKCQSEPQSHPKSKLQSKSKPKAKTKSRSKSKKDEGTKKVAPTKAAPVLPTQPPFDFEGYLRDKDNRDFRLLIDQPGKCSGELYMLITIKSVAADFERRQVVRHTWGREGVLPDLQTVKTVFLLGVPRNKTALPLWDRLLAYESHTFGDILLWDFDDTFFNLTLKETHFLQWVNDSCSNVQFIFKGDADVYVNIDNILQMLKGQKPDKDLFVGDIIHHARPIRRRSSKYFVPEFVYGQTMYPSYAGGGGFVMSGHTARRLSGACQQVELFPIDDVFLGMCLKRIGVKPSRHEGFRTFGIVRPSAAPHLQVFDPCFYRELMVVHSLTVPQIWLMWNLLHDPQLSCHSNLAPTPWPFKWGGKVLGTTGQKDSETTVEQDYDVTVFVKH, encoded by the coding sequence ATGAGGAGAATTCACATAAAAGGAGATGTTCTGTGCACCCTGCTCATGCTGGGGCTACTCTGTCTGCTGTTGTACGCCCACCAATGCTTCACTCCCACCTGGGACACTTGGCACTTAGAGCAGGGCTCTACAAGCTCCCGTGCTCTTCTAGGGGCTCTACCAGAGAGCCACGTGACTAAACTGGTCCCCTCTACGCACCCAGATAAGACAAAGTGCCAGTCTGAGCCTCAGTCACATCCGAAGTCCAAACTTCAGTCTAAATCCAAACCTAAGGCCAAGACCAAATCTAGATCCAAGTCAAAGAAAGATGAGGGGACAAAGAAGGTTGCTCCAACAAAGGCTGCTCCTGTTTTACCCACACAACCACCTTTTGACTTTGAGGGTTACCTAAGAGATAAGGACAACCGGGACTTCAGACTGCTGATAGACCAGCCAGGGAAGTGCTCAGGCGAGCTCTACATGCTCATTACTATCAAGTCCGTAGCAGCAGACTTTGAAAGAAGGCAGGTAGTGCGGCACACCTGGGGAAGAGAGGGTGTTCTCCCGGATTTGCAGACAGTGAAGACTGTATTCCTCCTTGGGGTACCCAGGAACAAGACAGCCCTGCCTTTATGGGACCGGCTCCTTGCCTATGAGAGCCACACCTTTGGGGACATTCTCCTCTGGGACTTTGATGACACATTTTTCAATTTGACACTTAAAGAGACCCACTTCCTCCAGTGGGTGAATGACAGCTGCTCCAATGTCCAGTTTATCTTCAAAGGTGATGCTGATGTCTACGTGAATATAGACAACATTTTGCAGATGCTGAAGGGTCAGAAGCCTGACAAGGACCTCTTTGTGGGTGACATAATCCACCACGCCCGCCCCATCCGCCGGCGCAGCAGCAAGTACTTTGTGCCTGAGTTTGTGTACGGCCAGACGATGTATCCGTCATATGCAGGAGGGGGAGGCTTTGTGATGTCCGGCCACACTGCCAGGCGGCTGAGTGGAGCGTGTCAGCAGGTAGAACTATTCCCCATCGACGATGTGTTCTTAGGCATGTGCTTAAAGAGAATCGGAGTCAAACCGTCACGCCATGAAGGTTTCCGTACATTTGGAATTGTGCGCCCCTCGGCTGCTCCCCACCTCCAGGTGTTTGACCCTTGTTTCTACAGGGAGCTGATGGTGGTACACAGCTTGACAGTGCCACAGATCTGGCTCATGTGGAACCTGCTGCATGACCCCCAACTGAGCTGTCACAGTAACCTGGCCCCCACCCCATGGCCCTTTAAGTGGGGGGGCAAGGTACTCGGAACAACAGGACAGAAGGACTCCGAGACTACAGTGGAACAGGACTATGATGTTACAGTGTTTGTAAAGCATTGA